TGGCTCAGGATTAACGCTGGCGGCGTGCATAACACATGCAAGTCGAACGATGAAACTTAAATGATCTCTTCGGAGTGAATTTAAGTGGATTAGTGGCGGACGGGTGAGTAACGCGTGAGTAACCTGCCTTAGAGAAGGGGATAGCCTTTGGAAACGAAGAATAATACCCTATGAAACCATAACCTCGCATGAGGCCTTGGTCAAAGATTTATCGCTCTAAGATGGACTTGCGTCTGATTAGTTAGTTGGTGGGGTAACGGCCTACCAAGACAGCGATCAGTAGCCGGCTTGAGAGAGTGTACGGCCACATTGGGACTGAGACACGGCCCAGACTCCTACGGGAGGCAGCAGTGGGGAATTTTGCACAATGGGGGAAACCCTGATGCAGCGACGCCGCGTGATTTAGAAGGCCTTCGGGTTGTAAAAATCTTTTCTATGGGAAGAAAATGACAGTACCATAGGAATAAGGACCGGCTAATTACGTGCCAGCAGCCGCGGTAATACGTAAGGTCCGAGCGTTGTCCGGAATCATTGGGCGTAAAGGGTACGTAGGCGGGTAAGCAAGTTAGAAGTGAAATCCTATAGCTCAACTATAGTAAGCTTTTAAAACTGCTCATCTTGAGGTATGGAAGGGAAAGTGGAATTCCTAGTGTAGCGGTGAAATGCGCAGATATTAGGAGGAATACCGGTGGCGAAGGCGACTTTCTGGCCATAACCTGACGCTGAGGTACGAAAGCGTGGGTAGCAAACAGGATTAGATACCCTGGTAGTCCACGCCGTAAACGATGAGTGTTAGGTGTCTGGAGTAAATCTGGGTGCCGCAGCTAACGCATTAAACACTCCGCCTGGGGAGTACGCGCGCAAGCGTGAAACTCAAAGGAATTGACGGGGACCCGCACAAGCAGCGGAGCATGTGGTTTAATTCGACGCAACGCGAAGAACCTTACCAAGTCTTGACATATTACGGCGGGATCTAGAGATAGATTCCTACTTCTTCGGAAGACTGTAATACAGGTGGTGCATGGTTGTCGTCAGCTCGTGTCGTGAGATGTTGGGTTAAGTCCCATAACGAGCGCAACCCCTATTGTTAGTTACCATCATTAAGTTGGGGACTCTAACGATACTGCCGGTGACAAACCGGAGGAAGGTGGGGACGACGTCAAATCATCATGCCCTTTATGACTTGGGCTACACACGTGCTACAATGGCAGGTACACAGAGCAGCTAAACAGTGATGTCTTGCGAATCTCAAAAAGCCTGTCCCAGTTCGGATTGTACTCTGCAACTCGAGTACATGAAGTTGGAGTTGCTAGTAATCGTGAATCAGAATGTCGCGGTGAATGCGTTCCCGGGTCTTGTACACACCGCCCGTCACACCATGGAAGTTGGCAATACCCGAAGCCTGTGAGCGAACCCTTGTGGGCGCAGCAGTCGAAGGTAGGGTCAGTAACTGGGGTGAAGTCGTAACAAGGTAGCCGTATCGGAAGGTGCGGCTGGATCACCTCCTTTCTAAGGACGAGAGAGCGACACGTTGCTCTCTCACCGAACAGAAAAGAAAAAAAGTCAAAAATCATTGATATTTTAATTTGGTTCTAAAAAAGAACGAATTATTAAAACAACAATATAAAACATGGGGATATAGCTCAGCTGGGAGAGCACCTGCCTTGCACGCAGGGGGTCAAGAGTTCGAATCTCTTTATCTCCACCAAGCATTTTTAAAACAAGTTTTAAAAATGCAATGAACCAATAAAAACTAAATAGCAAACAATATTTCCAGTCAAGAAAGAAAGGGCGCAAGGTGGATGCCTTGGCACATGAAGACGATGAAGGACGTAAGTGAACGAAAACTAGGGTAAGCTCACAAAAAGCCATGACCCCTAGGTCTCCGAATGGGGAAACCCGGCTATGGAAGACATAGTCATCACTAAGTGAATACATAGCTTAGTGAAGTAAGACCCTGTGAACTGAAACATCTAAGTAGCAGGAGGAAAAGAAAGAAAACTCGATTTTCTTAGTAGCGGCGAGCGAAAAGAAAACAGCCCAACTCAATAAGGATCATATTTAATTAGCAGAATCATTTGGGAAGATGAACCAAAGAAAGTGACAGTCTTGTACGCGACAGTTAAATATGGACAGAGTGAAAGTAGCACCGGACACGAGGAATCCGTTGTGAAGATAGGGGGCCCATCCCCTAAGGCTAAATACTAACATGTGACCGATAGTGAACAAGTACCGTGAGGGAAAGGTGAAAAGAACCCCGAAAGGGGAGTGAAATAGAACCTGAAACCTAGCGCCTACAAGCAGACAGAGCACTAAAGTGTGATGTCGTACCTTTTGTAGAATGGGCCAGCGAGTTATTCTAAGCGGCAAGATTAAGTATTTAAGATACGAAGTCAAAGCGAAAGCGAGTCTTAATAGGGCCAAAGTCGATTAGAATAGACCCGAAACCGGGTGATCTATCCATGACCAGAGTGAAGGTGAAGTAAAATTCACTGGAGGCTCGAACCGGGTACGGTTTAAAACGTATCGGATGAGTTGTGGATAGGGGTGAAAAGCCAAACGAACTCGGATATAGCTGGTTCTCCTCGAAATAGCTTTAGGGCTAGCCTTTGACTAAAGATTTTAGGAGGTAGAGCACTGAATGGTCTAGGGCGGTTAACCGTACCGAAACCTATCAAACTCCGAATGCCAAAAAATCAGGTCAAGGAGTCAGACTTAGAGGGATAAGCTTCTAAGTCGAAAGGGAAACAGCCCAGACCGACAGCTAAGGTCCCCAAATCTGGATTAAGTGGAAAAGGATGTGAATCTACTAAGACAACCAGGACGTTGGCTTAGAAGCAGCCATGCATTTAAAGAATGCGTAATAGCTCACTGGTCAAGTGGGTTTGCGCCGAAAATGAACGGGGCTAAAATCCAGTACCGAAGCTTCGGATTGATAGAGAATTTAAATCTAATCATAAAGAACTAAAGAAAAAAGGTAAGAAAAGCTTAACTAGGAAATATTGTAAACAACAATTAATCAAGATAAACGAGTTACAAGCAGGCCTGTCCGGCCCGAAGAGGACCCACACGGAGTGAGTCAAAAGATAGTTCAACTAGAACGAAGAAAAACTCTTAGGGAAGACAGAAATGCTAAAAACGAATCAAATTTACGCTAAATCAATCACAAGTAAATGGTAAGTTGTAACTACGATATCACCGAAAAAACAGCATACGAAAGTATGAACCTGGTTAATCAAAGTATTATCTAAGAAAAAAACTTTATGTCTAGATTTAATTTCTCTATCAGTGGTAGAGGAGCGTTGTATTAGGGAAGAAGCAGAAGCGAAAGCAAAGGTGGACTTAATACAAGTGAGAATGCTGGCATGAGTAGCGAGAAGGAGAGTGAGAATCTCTCCCGTCGAAACCCTAAGGATTCCTGAGCAAGGCTCGTCCACTCAGGGTAAGTCGGGACCTAAGCCAAGGCCGAAAGGCGTAGGCGATGGACAACAGGTTTAAATTCCTGTACCGCTTAAAGTCGCTATTAGAGATGTGATGACGCAAGAGGATAAGCTAAGCTAGCTGATGGATGCTAGTCTAAGAGTCAAGGCCAGTGTGTAGGCAAATCCGCACACTATTAAGGCTGAGGCTTGATAGGTATCGAAAACATAAGTAGAGAAGTAGCCGATTTCAAATTGCCAAGAAAAGTCACTATCGAGACCAAAGCGCCCGTACCCGAAACCGACACAGGTAGGGAGGTAGAGAATACCAAGACGCGCGGAAGAACCTTTGTTAAGGAACTCGGCAAAATGTCCCCGTAACTTCGGGAGAAGGGGAGCCATAGCGATATGGCCACAGAAACCAGGCCCAAGCGACTGTTTACCAAAAACACAAGTTTCTGCAAAATCGTAAGATGAAGTATAGGAGCTGACACCTGCCCGGTGCTGGAAGGTTAAGGAGACGGCTTAGCGCAAGCGAAGGCTCGAACTTAAGCCCCAGTAAACGGCGGCCGTAACTATAACGGTCCTAAGGTAGCGAAATTCCTTGTCGGGTAAGTTCCGACCCGCACGAAAGGTGTAACGATTTGGGCACTGTCTCAACAAAGGATCCGGTGAAATTGTAGTAGTCGTGAAGATGCGACTTACCCACGCTAGGACGGAAAGACCCCGTGGAGCTTTACTGTAGGCTGATATTGGACTTTGAGATTAGATATACAGGATAGTTGGGAGACTATGAAGCATGTACGCCAGTATGTGCAGAGTCACCCTTGGGATACCAACTTTCTAATATTAAAGTTCTAACATTGACCCTTGAATCAGGGCAATGGACATTGTCAGTTGGGCAGTTTGACTGGGGCGGTCGCCTCCCAAAAAGTAACGGAGGCGTTCAAAGGTTCGCTCAGAATGGACGGAAACCATTCGTAGAGTACAAAGGCAAAAGCGAGCTTAACTGCAAAACCTACAAGTTGCGCAGAGTAGAAATACGGACTTAGTGATCCGGTGGCACCGCATGGAAGGGCCATCGCTCAACGGATAAAAGCTACCCCGGGGATAACAGGCTTATCTCCCCCAAGAGTCCACATCGACGGGGAGGTTTGGCACCTCGATGTCGGCTCGTCTCATCCTGGGGCTGAAGTAGGTCCCAAGGGTTGGGCTGTTCGCCCATTAAAGAGGCACGCGAGCTGGGTTCAGAACGTCGTGAGACAGTTCGGTCCCTATCCAGCGTGGGCGTAAGAAATTTGAGAGGATCTGTCCCTAGTACGAGAGGACCGGGATGGACACACCTATGGTGTACCAGTTGTAAAGCCATTTGCATAGCTGGGTAGCTACGTGTGGAAACGATAAGTACTGAAAGCATCTAAGTACGAAACAGACCTCAAGATAAGATTTCTCAGAGTACGTAAAGAAAATACGTTTGATAGGTCCAAGGTGTAAGTGCAGTAATGTATTAAGCTAATGGATACTAAACTTTACATCTTGACTGGAAATATTGTTTGCTATTACAAAAAGTTTTTAAAGGTCATTATATGGTGATGATTGCATAAGGGATACACCTGTTCCCATACCGAACACAGAAGTTAAGCCTTATAACGCCGATGGTACTGCTCGGGCAACCGTGTGGTAGAGTAGGAAGTTGCCAAATAGTTATATAAGAGTTTTTCTTGACCTAGTTTCTAGGTTGAGAAAATATCTTATAAGTATTGACAAAATTAAAAATTAATCCTATGATATTATCACTGTCATGCTTAGGTAGCTCAATGGTGGAGCACCCGGCTGTTAACCGGTAGGTTGTGGGTTCGAGTCCCACCCTGAGCGCCAATAGCTTTTTAGCTAAAAGCCACATGGCTTAAATATGATAATGCCGGGGTGGCGGAACTGGCAGACGCACAGGACTTAAAATCCTGCGGTGGTTAAACACCGTATCGGTTCGATTCCGATTCTCGGCACCATATTATTTTAAGTCTTAAAGAGTACGAGGATTAGCTTTCCTGGTCAATGTCGCGGGATAGAGCAGTCTGGTAGCTCGTCGGGCTCATAACCCGGAGGTCGTAGGTTCAAATCCTGCTCCCGCAACCATTACATAATTAAATAAGTTTCTAAATATTAAGGCCCCATGGTCAAGCGGTTCGAAGCCCCTAACCCAATTTACGAAGTAAATTGATGGTAGGTCTGGTTACCGCTCGCACACTAAGGCTAACAATAGAATACAAACTTGAAATAATACTAAAATTAAGGCCCCATGGTCAAGCGGTTAAGACACCACCCTTTCACGGTGGTATCCCGGGTTCGAATCCCGGTGGGGTCACCAAAAGCCTTTTGGCATTTCTCGCAAAATGCGAGTTTTATGGAAGTATAGCTCAGTTGGGAGAGCATCTGCCTTACAAGCAGGGGGTCACAGGTTCGAGCCCTGTTACTTCCACCAATATCATCATGGGTTGTCTTAATCCATGCATCTGGCCTGGTAGTTCAGCTGGTTAGAATGCCGCCCTGTCACGGCGGAGGTCGTGGGTTCGATTCCCATCCAGGTCGCCATTTGGATTGCAATAGTGATCCAATGTGCTGATGTAGCTCAATTGGCAGAGCAATTGATTTGTAATCAATAGGTTGTAGGTTCAAGTCCTATCATCAGCTCCAAAAATTATATATGGGGATGTTCCAGAGTTGGCCAAATGGGACGGACTGTAAATCCGTTAGCTTAGCTTTCAGTGGTTCGAATCCGCTCATCCCCACCATATGCGGGTGTAGCTCAGTGGTAGAGCCCCAGCCTTCCAAGCTGGTTGCGAGGGTTCGATTCCCTTCACCCGCTCCATCAAAACTTAATATGCTGTTAGAGTATCTGATATGCGCCTTTAGCTCAGCTGGATAGAGCATCGGACTTCTAATCCGTGTGTCCCAGGTTCGAATCCTGGAAGGCGCGCCAAGAAATAAAAGGCACTCGCAAAAAAAACTTGCAAAGTTGTCAAAGTTGTGTTATAATATAAAAGTACGTGACTGTTGGGATATAGCCAAGTCGGTAAGGCACCAGACTTTGACTCTGGTATGCGTAGGTTCGAGTCCTGCTATCCCAGCCATTATGATCCATTAGCTCAGCCGGTAGAGCACCTGACTTTTAATCAGGGCGTCCGGAGTTCGAATCTCCGATGGGTCACCAAAATTATTTAGATGGACCTAAGTTTCTTAGGTCTTATCTAAAAAGTTTATATCGTTGAGTATTCAACGATTTTAATTTTATTATCCATAAGGATAACGGCAAAGCCATTTGAATACTTTAATTACATAAATAGGGAGAGGTACCGAAGCGGTCATAACGGGGCGGTCTTGAAAACCGTTAGAGTCTTTGGCTCACAAGGGTTCGAATCCCTTCCTCTCCGCCAAATACCTATATAAATGGAGAAGTACTCAAGTGGCTGAAGAGGCTCCCCTGCTAAGGGAGTAGATCCCAATTTACGGGATGCGAGGGTTCAAATCCCTCCTTCTCCGCCAAATATGCCCAGATAGCTCAGTCGGTAGAGCAGGGGACTGAAAATCCCCGTGTCGGTGGTTCGATTCCGCCTCTGGGCACCAAATTTAAAAGCTTTTTAATTAACGGTGATGGATATAGGGGAGTAGTTCAGCTGGCAGAACGTCGGTCTCCAAAACCGGATGTCGCGGGTTCAAATCCTGTCTCCCCTGCCATTTTAAATTTGATATTTTATTTTTATGGACCTGTAGCTCAGGTGGTTAGAGCGCACGCCTGATAAGCGTGAGGTCGGTAGTTCGAGTCTACTCAGGTCCACCATATCTCACTTTACAAGCCTTTAAGGCTTAATTTATTTTTAAAAATAAATACATACCAGTTATATGGGGCTTTAGCTCAGTCGGTTAGAGCGCCCGGCTCATAACCGGTAGGTCCAGGGTTCGAGTCCCTGAAGCCCCACCAAGCATTTCCCTGAGAAGTGCTTATTTTTTTGGGAAAATATGGGGGCGGACCTACCGGTTATTATAACCGAGCGAAAACTCGTCTGCTAACGCAGACTCTTTCGGGCTACCGCCCTATGTTTTCGCCATAAAGGCCCCAAATCAAGGGGCCTTTATGAGGTCCAGGGTTCGAGTCCCAGGCTATGGCATAAGACTTTCCATGACTTGATTTCATCTCGTCAGGACAAGTCTATAAACCCCCACCAAGAATTTCCCTGAGATATTCTTACTTTTGTAAAATTTTGGGGATTAATTTTCTTTTGTTTGGTGCCTATACTTATGGCTTAGCCTTCTATTTTTTTGCATAGAAAAACCACGAGTTTTGGCTCGTGGTTTGTTTTAGATTTCTAATTTTTTGCATTCGTGGCCGGTGTCTTGGGCTACGGATTCTATTGTGACTTGGCCATTGTGGGTGTTGACGCCTGTTCCTATTTCTGGGAATTTTTCTATGGCATCTTTTAGACCGCCTTTGCCTAGGGCTTTGGCATAGATTGTTGTGGCGTTTGATAGGGCGTAGGTTGATGTCTTGGCGACAGCGCCTGGGATGTTGCCTACTGCGTAGAAGGTTACCCCGTATTCTTTGAAGATTGGGTGTGAGTGGCTTGTGGCGTGGTCTTTGGTGATGTCGGTTGATCCACCTTGGTCTATTGCGACGTCGACTACGACTGAGCCTTCAGACATTTTCTTTACTGTGTCTACTTTAATTAGTTGTGGGGCACGTCTACCTGGGATTAATACTGTTGATATAACTAGGTCTGCACCGCTAACTGCTTCGTCAATGTTTAATGGGTTTGAGTAGAGGGTTTCGATTTTGTCTGGGAAGATGTTGTGGAGTCTTGTGAGTGAGTCTATGTTGACGTCTAGGACTGTAACCCTAGCTCCCATGCCCACTGCTATACGTGTAGCAGCTGTGCCTACTGTACCAGCACCGACAATAACTACGTTGGCTGGTCTTACTCCTGGCACGCCTTGGAGGAGGATTCCCTTACCGCCTTCTGGGATAGTTAAATATCTTGCCCCTTCTTGGACTGCCATCCTGCCTGCAATTTCAGACATTGGGCGAAGAAGTGGGAGTTTGCCGTCTTTGACAACTGTCTCAAAACCAATGGCAGTAACTTTTTTCTCTAATAATTGGTCTAATAACTCCTCGTTGCCAGCTAGGTGAAGGTAGCAATAGACGATGAGGCCTTCTCTTAGGTATTGGTATTCTTCCTTGAGAGGCTCTTTGACCTTGTAGATGATGTCTGATTTTTCCCAAACCTCAGCAGCAGAGTCAAGGACTTTGGCACCTGCTTCGGCGTAGTCTGCGTCTGTTATGCCAGAGCCAAGGCCAGCACCAGATTCAACAAGGACTTCTATTCCATTTTTAACAAGATCAGCCACAGCACCAGGTACTGCAGCAACTCTTGATTCTTGGTCTTTTAATTCTTTTGGTATTCCTATAATCATTTTTTCCTCCTTAATGGTAGTGAAAATTTTGTAAGCAAAATTTGAACGGTTCTCACAATTTTACAAGGGCAAAGTCCGCAGGAAAATTGATGAGAAACCTTATGTAATTTTTTAGAAGCGATGCGACGAATAGGAGCATTGATTCTAAAAAGATTACGTACCCTACAAAACTTAGTTATTAACTTATCTTTATCATTATACCGAATTTTGGGGTTTTATCCGAGTATAAAATATCTT
This genomic window from Anaerococcus murdochii contains:
- the ald gene encoding alanine dehydrogenase — protein: MIIGIPKELKDQESRVAAVPGAVADLVKNGIEVLVESGAGLGSGITDADYAEAGAKVLDSAAEVWEKSDIIYKVKEPLKEEYQYLREGLIVYCYLHLAGNEELLDQLLEKKVTAIGFETVVKDGKLPLLRPMSEIAGRMAVQEGARYLTIPEGGKGILLQGVPGVRPANVVIVGAGTVGTAATRIAVGMGARVTVLDVNIDSLTRLHNIFPDKIETLYSNPLNIDEAVSGADLVISTVLIPGRRAPQLIKVDTVKKMSEGSVVVDVAIDQGGSTDITKDHATSHSHPIFKEYGVTFYAVGNIPGAVAKTSTYALSNATTIYAKALGKGGLKDAIEKFPEIGTGVNTHNGQVTIESVAQDTGHECKKLEI